In Liquorilactobacillus nagelii DSM 13675, the following proteins share a genomic window:
- a CDS encoding LysM peptidoglycan-binding domain-containing protein translates to MQDFHEQKNHYKMYKTGKFWTFGLITTMSLCVGLQLKPVHSLAADASTKVPDTSSSSSSDSSASSSSSLEIVSSSSAKDSSSSSSSSEAAKTSSSTEAEQSSSAAATSSSAAATSSTATTSAESVKNSDTNSNKSNTASSTSADVASSSSVAANDQTSSSSSSSNADSTSTVSSSATTATSSSTANSAATSSSTEKTADSAATSSSTEKTADSAATSSSTEKTADSAATSSSTEKTAESAATSSSTAKTAESAATSSSTEKTAESAATSSSTEKTAESAATSSSTEKTAESAATSSLTAKTASSAATSSSTEKTAATTTSSTSTTTTTSSSTLAAEIKTLSAQLNSSLTSSNTTTTTESELKAAIAKIMAENTANYSTEVSTFLNEVITGAINGWTKYKILPSLTVSQAILESGWGTSTLASKDHNLFGIKADSSWTGKTATFYTKEYYNGAYHTVSAKFRAYDSYSDSIVDHDKFLIDNSRYSNLIGQTNYLTVTSLISKDGYATDPNYTSSLRTIISEYGLTAWDQLAFKYSGVTVDNTSSSSDSDSSSTSTQYYTVQSGDTLSGIATTYSTTVPNLVSWNGIANKNVIYVGQKLIVSQGTSSSTSSSTNSSSTNSSSTGTYTVKSGDTLSSIATGHSTTVSSLVSLNSISNPNVIYVGQVLKLSANSTGTSSNTTSSSSATTASGTYTVKSGDSLSGIASSHGTTVSSLASLNNISNTNLIYVGQVLKLSANSTETSSNKTSSSSTTAASGTYTVKSGDTLYGIAANNNTSVSSLVSLNSISDPDNIYVGQVLKLSSNSSSSKATTTTTSSSSTKTSGSYTIKSGDTLYQIAIANGLSVSQLASLNNISDPNEVYVGQVLKLSGSSSSSKTTTSSSSKSTTSGSYTIKSGDTLYEIALEHGMSYSQLAALNNISNANEIYVGQTLKF, encoded by the coding sequence ATGCAGGATTTTCATGAGCAGAAAAATCATTACAAAATGTATAAAACGGGAAAGTTTTGGACATTTGGTTTGATTACAACTATGTCTTTATGCGTAGGCTTACAATTGAAACCAGTACATAGTTTGGCAGCAGATGCCTCAACTAAGGTTCCAGATACTAGTTCTTCTTCAAGTTCTGACAGTTCAGCAAGTTCTAGCAGCAGTCTTGAGATTGTATCATCTTCGTCAGCTAAAGATAGCAGTAGTTCATCATCTTCTTCAGAGGCAGCTAAGACATCATCTAGTACGGAAGCTGAACAATCAAGTTCTGCAGCAGCGACATCAAGTTCTGCAGCAGCGACATCAAGTACTGCTACAACTAGTGCAGAAAGCGTCAAAAACAGTGACACAAACAGTAATAAATCTAATACTGCAAGTTCGACCTCTGCTGATGTAGCTTCGAGTAGTTCAGTTGCGGCGAATGATCAAACTAGTTCATCTAGTTCATCAAGCAATGCTGACAGTACCAGCACTGTTTCTTCAAGTGCAACTACAGCAACGAGTTCATCAACAGCAAACTCAGCAGCAACGAGTTCATCAACCGAAAAGACAGCAGACTCAGCTGCAACAAGTTCATCAACCGAAAAGACAGCAGACTCAGCTGCAACAAGTTCATCAACCGAAAAGACAGCAGACTCAGCTGCAACAAGTTCGTCAACCGAAAAGACAGCAGAATCAGCTGCGACAAGTTCATCAACAGCAAAGACAGCAGAATCAGCTGCAACAAGTTCGTCAACCGAAAAGACAGCAGAATCAGCTGCGACAAGTTCGTCAACTGAAAAGACAGCAGAATCAGCTGCAACAAGTTCGTCAACCGAAAAGACAGCAGAATCAGCAGCAACGAGTTCGTTAACAGCAAAGACAGCGTCATCGGCTGCAACGAGTTCATCAACTGAAAAGACTGCCGCAACAACAACGAGTTCGACATCAACTACTACAACAACTAGTTCAAGTACTTTAGCGGCTGAAATAAAAACCTTAAGTGCTCAATTAAATAGCAGTTTGACGTCCAGTAATACAACGACAACTACAGAAAGTGAATTAAAGGCTGCAATTGCTAAAATTATGGCTGAAAATACAGCTAACTATAGTACTGAAGTCTCAACCTTTTTGAATGAGGTCATTACTGGTGCAATTAACGGTTGGACGAAATACAAAATTTTGCCTTCATTAACAGTTTCTCAAGCCATTTTAGAGAGTGGTTGGGGAACATCAACGTTGGCTTCAAAAGATCATAATTTGTTTGGAATTAAAGCTGATAGTTCATGGACAGGTAAAACCGCAACTTTTTATACCAAGGAATATTATAATGGTGCGTACCATACTGTTTCCGCTAAGTTTAGAGCTTATGACAGTTATAGTGATAGTATAGTTGATCATGACAAGTTTTTAATCGATAATTCACGTTACAGTAACTTAATTGGACAAACTAATTACTTGACAGTTACTAGCTTAATTTCCAAAGACGGTTATGCAACAGATCCTAATTATACTTCAAGTTTAAGAACAATTATAAGTGAATATGGCTTAACGGCTTGGGATCAATTAGCCTTTAAGTATTCTGGTGTAACAGTTGATAACACATCTTCTAGTTCAGATAGTGACAGTTCATCGACCAGCACCCAGTATTACACTGTCCAATCCGGTGATACTTTAAGTGGGATTGCAACGACATATAGTACAACAGTACCTAATTTAGTTTCTTGGAATGGCATTGCCAATAAAAATGTGATTTATGTTGGTCAGAAATTAATTGTTAGCCAAGGAACTTCTTCAAGTACGAGTTCCAGCACTAATAGTAGCTCAACAAACTCGTCAAGTACTGGAACCTATACAGTCAAGTCTGGTGATACTTTGAGTAGTATTGCAACAGGTCACAGTACAACGGTTAGCAGCCTTGTTTCATTAAACAGTATCAGTAATCCAAACGTGATTTATGTTGGTCAGGTCTTGAAGTTAAGTGCTAACTCAACTGGAACTAGTTCAAACACAACTAGCTCAAGTTCAGCTACAACAGCAAGTGGAACTTATACAGTTAAGTCTGGCGACTCTTTGAGCGGAATTGCCTCAAGTCATGGAACAACGGTTAGCAGCTTGGCTTCTCTGAACAACATTAGCAATACTAACTTGATTTACGTTGGTCAGGTCTTAAAATTAAGTGCTAACTCAACTGAAACTAGCTCAAATAAAACTAGTTCTAGTTCAACCACAGCGGCAAGTGGAACTTATACAGTTAAATCTGGTGATACACTTTATGGAATTGCCGCCAATAATAATACCAGCGTTAGCAGCCTAGTTTCGTTAAATAGCATTAGTGACCCTGACAACATTTATGTTGGTCAAGTCTTGAAGTTGAGTAGCAATAGTTCCAGCAGTAAAGCAACTACTACAACAACTAGTTCAAGTTCAACAAAGACTAGTGGTAGCTATACGATCAAGTCAGGTGATACCTTATATCAGATTGCAATCGCTAATGGTCTTAGTGTTAGCCAGTTAGCCAGCTTGAATAATATTAGTGATCCAAATGAAGTTTACGTTGGCCAAGTCTTGAAGTTAAGCGGCAGTAGTTCCAGCAGCAAGACAACAACCTCTAGTTCAAGTAAATCGACTACTAGTGGCAGTTATACAATCAAATCAGGCGATACTTTGTATGAGATTGCTTTAGAGCATGGAATGAGTTATAGTCAATTAGCAGCTTTAAATAATATCAGCAATGCAAATGAAATTTATGTTGGACAGACTTTGAAATTTTAA
- a CDS encoding carbon-nitrogen hydrolase family protein, which translates to MKFKLALAQVESKRSAGKNLAAAAKIIEKAKQKGAQLLVFPELFMSSLPPDADLTQTQQHVESINGPFVTAMRELADRWQLWLVFGFREQSTSVSDSRVQNTVLVVDEAGEIQGVYHKTHLYDAFGTQESATVAPGNKLFEPIRTPFGKIGLFVCYELRFPEIARYQALHEADLIIVPAAWYQGKQKLNHWQTLVTARALENTVFVAACDLPAANQCIGHSLVVDPAGEILQQAGTQDQMLLATIDLQRISQVRQFLPAANQRRAELY; encoded by the coding sequence ATGAAATTTAAACTAGCATTAGCACAAGTTGAGTCCAAAAGATCAGCCGGTAAAAATTTAGCAGCAGCTGCCAAGATAATTGAAAAAGCTAAACAAAAAGGAGCACAATTGTTAGTATTCCCGGAATTGTTCATGAGCTCACTGCCACCAGATGCTGATTTGACGCAAACTCAACAACACGTAGAGAGTATAAACGGCCCTTTTGTAACTGCCATGCGCGAATTAGCAGATCGCTGGCAATTATGGCTAGTTTTCGGTTTTCGGGAACAAAGCACATCAGTAAGTGATTCACGGGTGCAAAATACAGTTTTGGTAGTCGATGAAGCTGGGGAAATTCAAGGAGTTTATCATAAAACACATCTTTATGACGCTTTTGGTACTCAAGAATCGGCCACAGTTGCTCCGGGAAACAAACTGTTTGAACCGATTAGGACTCCATTTGGCAAAATTGGTTTATTCGTTTGTTATGAACTGCGATTCCCAGAAATTGCTCGCTACCAGGCATTACATGAAGCTGATTTAATTATCGTACCAGCAGCTTGGTATCAGGGTAAACAAAAATTAAATCATTGGCAGACACTTGTTACAGCACGGGCACTTGAAAATACTGTTTTCGTGGCGGCTTGCGATCTGCCAGCGGCCAACCAATGTATTGGTCACAGCTTGGTGGTTGATCCGGCAGGTGAAATTCTACAACAAGCTGGAACACAAGATCAAATGCTGTTGGCAACAATTGATTTGCAACGAATTAGCCAAGTTCGACAGTTTTTGCCGGCAGCCAACCAGCGTCGAGCGGAACTATATTGA
- a CDS encoding copper-translocating P-type ATPase → MVKDKKEINQAMNDHSQMKNAGHDMSKMDHSQMKMKDHDMSKMDHSQMKNAGHDMGKMDHSQMKNAGHDMGKMDHSQMKMTGHDMSKMDHGQMKMAGHDMMMHGGQMMHMGNLKQKFWVSLVLALPVLLLAPIMGLDRAVINLGDSWLKSLLIIVFDAALYFYGGAPFLKGAKAEIQSKEPAMMTLITMGISVSFFYSVYAFIANNFLQPSTMVMDFSFELATLILIMLLGHWIEMNAMMGAGNALQKMAALLPKTAHLITKDGQITEVAVNHLKKDQLFQVRAGESVAADGMITEGTSAVNESLVTGEAAAVKKKVGDQVIGGSVNNNGTLTVKVTGTGESGYLSQVMKLVQQAQQAKSKAETTADKVAKYLFYAALIVGILAFFIWLPQGLSVALTRMVTVFVIACPHALGVAIPLVVARSTSIGAQNGLLLRNRQAVAASRQLSHVFLDKTGTLTVGKFTVNAILPTEKIKSAELLAKFAALENTSSHPLAQAILAKADEEQVKFASAQNVNTLPGIGLSGTIENQKYTIANLGYLKQQKIAFDQKQANDWASRGNSISFLLNDQQQVLGMIAEGDQLKPGSQQLIKQLQQREITPVMLTGDNPQAAKHIAEQLGITDFHAGLLPQAKQKIIKQYQAEGKHVMMVGDGVNDAPSLAAANIGVAIGAGTDVALDSADVILVRSNPHDILNFLSLAKLTNRKMIQNLWWGAGYNIVALPLAAGILAPIGIILDPAVGAIVMALSTVVVALNAMSLTADKIKSRT, encoded by the coding sequence ATGGTAAAAGATAAAAAAGAAATTAATCAAGCGATGAACGATCACAGTCAAATGAAAAATGCAGGCCACGATATGAGTAAGATGGACCACAGCCAGATGAAAATGAAAGACCATGATATGAGTAAGATGGACCACAGCCAAATGAAAAATGCAGGCCATGACATGGGTAAGATGGACCACAGCCAAATGAAAAATGCAGGCCATGACATGGGTAAGATGGACCACAGCCAAATGAAAATGACAGGCCATGATATGAGTAAGATGGACCATGGTCAAATGAAAATGGCCGGCCATGACATGATGATGCATGGCGGTCAGATGATGCACATGGGTAATTTGAAACAGAAATTTTGGGTGTCATTAGTCTTGGCTCTGCCAGTCTTGTTATTGGCTCCAATTATGGGACTCGATCGAGCAGTAATTAACCTTGGTGATTCTTGGCTGAAAAGTTTGCTAATTATTGTCTTTGATGCAGCATTATACTTTTATGGTGGAGCACCATTTTTAAAGGGAGCGAAAGCTGAAATTCAAAGCAAGGAACCAGCGATGATGACGTTGATTACCATGGGTATTTCAGTTTCTTTTTTCTATAGTGTCTACGCCTTTATTGCCAATAATTTTTTGCAGCCTAGTACGATGGTAATGGATTTCTCATTTGAATTAGCAACATTGATTTTGATTATGCTGTTGGGGCATTGGATTGAAATGAATGCGATGATGGGCGCTGGCAATGCACTTCAGAAGATGGCAGCTTTATTGCCGAAAACAGCTCATTTAATCACTAAAGATGGTCAAATTACTGAAGTGGCTGTCAATCACTTGAAAAAAGATCAATTATTTCAAGTTCGGGCTGGCGAGAGTGTAGCAGCTGATGGAATGATTACTGAAGGTACTTCTGCAGTTAATGAATCATTAGTTACTGGTGAAGCTGCTGCCGTTAAGAAAAAAGTTGGTGATCAAGTAATTGGTGGTTCGGTTAACAATAATGGAACTTTAACGGTTAAGGTTACTGGTACTGGCGAATCAGGTTATTTGTCACAAGTAATGAAGTTAGTCCAACAAGCTCAGCAAGCAAAGTCCAAAGCCGAAACAACAGCTGATAAAGTTGCTAAATATTTATTCTATGCAGCTCTAATCGTTGGAATCTTAGCTTTCTTTATCTGGTTGCCACAAGGCTTGTCGGTCGCTCTAACAAGAATGGTGACGGTCTTCGTGATTGCTTGTCCGCATGCACTTGGTGTAGCCATTCCATTGGTTGTTGCTCGTTCAACCTCAATTGGCGCTCAAAATGGTTTATTGTTGCGAAATCGGCAAGCAGTTGCTGCCAGTCGGCAATTAAGTCATGTTTTTCTTGATAAAACTGGGACTTTAACCGTTGGGAAATTTACGGTAAATGCCATTTTACCGACAGAGAAAATAAAATCAGCCGAACTTTTAGCAAAATTCGCTGCTTTAGAGAATACTTCCTCGCATCCTTTAGCACAAGCAATTTTAGCTAAGGCAGACGAAGAACAAGTTAAGTTTGCTTCTGCTCAAAATGTCAATACTTTGCCTGGAATCGGGCTCAGTGGGACGATTGAAAATCAAAAATATACCATTGCCAATTTGGGCTATCTCAAACAGCAAAAAATTGCTTTTGATCAAAAACAGGCTAATGATTGGGCTAGTCGGGGGAATTCAATCAGTTTCTTATTAAATGATCAACAACAGGTGTTAGGGATGATTGCTGAAGGTGATCAGCTAAAACCGGGATCACAGCAATTAATTAAACAACTACAGCAACGTGAGATTACTCCGGTTATGTTAACTGGTGATAATCCTCAGGCCGCCAAGCATATTGCTGAACAACTGGGGATTACGGATTTTCACGCAGGATTGTTACCTCAAGCTAAGCAAAAAATTATTAAACAGTATCAAGCAGAAGGTAAGCATGTCATGATGGTTGGTGATGGAGTCAATGATGCGCCTAGTTTAGCTGCAGCTAATATTGGAGTTGCGATTGGAGCTGGAACTGATGTTGCTTTAGATTCAGCTGATGTCATTTTGGTTAGATCTAATCCGCATGATATTTTGAATTTCTTATCATTGGCTAAACTAACGAATCGAAAAATGATTCAAAACCTCTGGTGGGGAGCGGGATACAATATTGTGGCCTTACCATTAGCTGCCGGTATTTTAGCACCTATCGGCATCATTTTAGATCCAGCAGTCGGTGCAATTGTTATGGCGCTTTCAACTGTGGTTGTAGCCTTGAATGCCATGAGCTTAACAGCTGATAAAATTAAATCAAGAACCTAA
- a CDS encoding ArsR/SmtB family transcription factor, which translates to MTDTILANADIDKVTLTQVLKSLSDPTRLEIVSALFKENQECSCEIFSDLGKKSNLSQHYRNLRLNGLISIRRSGVHSYLTLRKKELNQKFPHLLRTIVSNHLSKN; encoded by the coding sequence ATGACAGATACTATTTTGGCTAACGCTGACATCGACAAAGTAACCCTTACGCAAGTATTGAAATCACTAAGTGACCCCACTCGCTTAGAAATTGTATCCGCACTATTTAAAGAAAACCAAGAATGTTCCTGTGAGATTTTTAGTGACCTAGGTAAAAAAAGCAATTTGTCACAACATTATAGGAATCTACGCCTAAATGGTTTGATCTCAATTAGACGTTCAGGTGTCCATAGTTATCTTACTTTGCGAAAAAAAGAATTGAATCAAAAATTTCCTCATTTATTAAGAACCAT